CCGAACCCTGCGACAGGATCGCGGTCGGCAACGTGCGCTTCTCGTCGGGGAACCATTTGTAAATCGCATGAATGGCAACCGCCGCCGCCGGTCCTTCGCCGGCGCCGAGGATGATGCGGCAGATCATCAGCGTCGTGAAATCGACCGTCCCGACCATCGGAAACTGCGTCACCGCCCAGATCAGCGCCAGGATCAGCAGAATCCAGCGCGTCGACGCCCGGTTGGCGACGAAGCCGATCACGATCGCCGAGATCGAGAACAGATAGAAGAACGACGATCCGAGGGTGCCGAACTGCTCGGGAGTGAGGCCCAGATCCTTCCTGATCGGGACGCCCGCCAGACCGACCACAATCTTGTCCGCAAAGTTCACCACCATGAACAGGAACAGAAGGAAGGTGATTTGCCAGGCGCCTTTGGGCGTGCTCTTCACCATCCCCCTGGGCATCGGTTGTGTCGTCATGTCTGGCTCCCCGTCGTTTGTTTTTTTGGCTTCGTAAGTTCGGCCCCAATCGGCGATGCTAGCCACGCCTCGCCGCGCAACGCAACAGCGCATTTTCCTATGGTCGCAGCCGTAACAGCCGATCACGATCGCGTCGGCGCGGCCGCGACACGGTGATCTGTCATGGCGGCGCTGCTATGTTCTGCGCAACGAAGAAAGCCCGGGGTTATTCCATGAGCAGATCAATCCTACGCGCAGCCGCCTGCATGGCATTGTTGTCCGCCGCGGCGCCCGCTGTCCGCGCGCAGGACGCGGCGAGCCCCGACTATGCGGCAATCGTCGCCGCACCCGATCGCAGCGACGCCGATCGCCAGACCGACCAGCGCCGGCAGCCGGCCAGGATGCTCGCCTTCGCCGGCGTCAAGCCCGGCATGACTATCCTCGATATGGCGGCGAGCGCGGGCTACAGCACCGAATTGTTGGCGCGCACCGTCGCCCCGTCAGGCAAGGTCTACGCCCAGGATTCGGCCAGTGTGCTGGAGCGATTCGTGAAGGACAAATTCGACACTCGCGCGAAGGCGCCCGCGATGAAGAACGTGGTCCATGTGGTGCGAGACTATGACGATCCGATTCCGCCCGAGGTGAAGGACTTCGACATGATCACCTTCTTCTTTTTCTATCACGACATCAGCTATCTGCCGGTCGATCGCGACGCCATGAACAGGAAGATGTTCGCAGCACTCAAGCCGGGCGGCTATCTCGTGATCGCGGATCACTCGGCCAAGCCGGGCGACGGCACCAACGTCGCCAAGACGCTGCACCGGATCGAGGAGAGCACCCTGAAACAGGAGATCGAGGCCGCCGGTTTCAAGCTGGTCGCCGAGGGCGATTTCCTGCATCATGCGGAGGACCCGAAGGACATTCCCGTCTTCAAGGCCGCAGTGCCGATCGACGAGTTCGTCCTGAAATACCAGAAGCCGCAATGAGGCATCGCCATCGCTTCGCCTGACCAGACCGCCGCGCTGCTTCGCGTCACCGGCCTGACCAAGAGTTACCGCTCCGCCGGCGAAGACGTCGCGGTGCTGCGCGGCGTCGACCTCAATGTGGCGACCGGCGAGAGCGTCGCGCTGACCGGCGAGTCCGGCAGCGGCAAGAGCACGCTACTGCATCTGATCGCGGGGTTAGACGCCGCCGACGGCGGCGAGATCACGCTCGCCGAGATCATCGTCTCCGGCCTCAATGATGCCGGACGCGCCGAATTGCGGCGCGACCGGCTCGGCCTCGTGTTCCAGCAGTTCAACCTGATCCCAAGCCTGACGGTCGCGGACAATCTCGTGTTCCAGTCGCGCATCGCCGGCCGCCACGATGCGGCCTGGCATGACGAGCTGGTCGAGCGCCTGGGGCTGAAAGAGCTATTGAAACGCTATCCCGAGCAATTGTCCGGCGGCCAGCAGCAGCGCGTCGCGATCGGCCGCGCGCTGGCGCCGAAGCCGCTGTTGCTGCTCGCGGATGAGCCGACCGGCAATCTCGACGAGGACACCGCCGACGAGGTGCTGCATCTGGCGCGTGATCTCGTTGCTCGCACCGGCTGCGGCTTCCTGATGGTCACCCACAGCGCGCGGCTCGCCGCGACGCTCGACCGCCAGGTCACCCTGCATGCTGGAGTTATTGCGTGAGGCGCCCGCTCTGGATCCTCGCCGTGCTGCTCAGCCACTGGCGACGGCATCCGATGCAGCTTGCGACGCTCTTGATCGGGCTGATCTCGGCGACTGCGCTGTGGAGCGGCGTGCAGGCGCTGAACCAGCAGGCGCGCATCGCCTATGACCGCGCGGCTGCGACCTTCGGCGGCTCGCGCACCGCGATGCTGGTGAGCCGCGACAGCGCAACCTTCCCGCAACGACTGTTCGTCGATCTGCGCCGCGCCGGCTGGCCGGTATCGCCGATGCTGGAGGGCCGGATCCAGATCGACGGCCGCAGCTTCCGCCTGCTCGGGGTCGAGCCGGTGACGCTGCCCTCCGAGGTCGGCACCGCGCCGGCGGTGGGGCGCGGCAGCCTGCAAGCCTTCGTCACGCCACCCGGCGAAATGCTGGTGGCGCCGGAGACACTGCGCGATCTCGGCCTCAAGGAAGGCGAGCGGCCGCGCGCCAGTGGCATGACTCTGCCGCCGCTGCGCGTGCAGGCCGAGCTCGCACCCGGCGCGCTGGTGGTCGATATCGGCATCGCGCAGGATATCTTGAAGCTACCCGGCCAGGTATCGCGCCTGCTGGTCGGAAGGTCCAAAGGCAAATCCGAGGCACCGCACGCCACGCTCGAAAGCGTGGCGGGCGACAAGCTTCGTTTGATCGAGCCGAGCGCCGAGAGCGACCTCGAACGGCTGACCGACAGTTTCCATCTCAACCTCACCGCGTTCGGCTTGCTGTCATTCTTCGTCGGCCTGTTCATCGTCAACTCCGCGATCGGGCTCGCCTTCGAGCAACGGCTGCCGATGCTGCGCACGTTGCGCGCCTGCGGCGTCTCGGCACGGATGCTCAACAGTGTGCTGGTGATCGAGCTGGTGTCGCTGGCCCTGGTCGCGGGCCTGATCGGACTCGTCTGCGGATATTTCATCGCGGCAGCGTTGCTGCCGGACGTCGCGGCGTCACTGCGCGGGCTCTACGGCGCGCAGATTCCGGGACAGCTTTCGCTCAAGCCGGTCTGGTGGCTCGCCGGCGTTGCCATCAGCATCCTGGGCGCGCTGGCCGCCGCGGCCGCGAGTCTGATCAAGGCGATCCGGATGCCGGTGCTGGCAACCGCGCAGCCGCAGGCCTGGCAGCAGGCGCAACGGCGCTGGCTCATGTTCCAGAGCACAGCAGCGCTCGCGGTGTTTGCTGTCGCTGCCGCCCTCATCCGGTTCGGCGATTCCCTGATCGCGGGCTTTGCCGTGCTCGCCGCGCTGATGCTGGGCGCCGCATTGATCCTGCCGATGGTGCTGCAGATCGCGCTCGCGATCGGCCAGCGCAGCGCGCGGGCGCCGGTCGGCATCTGGTTCTGGGCCGACAGCCGACAGCAGCTTTCGGGACTGTCACTGGCGCTGATGGCGCTGCTGCTCGCGCTCGCGGTCAATGTCGGTGTCGGCACCATGGTGGACAGCTTCAGCCGCACCTTCCTGGTCTGGCTCGACGGCCGCCTCGCCGCGGACGTCTATGTCAGTGCCGCCAGCGATGCGCAGGCCAAGGAGATCAAGGCCTGGCTGCACGACCAGCCGGAGGTCGAGGCGATCCTGCCCGGCGGCCGCGCCGACACGCAATTTGGCGGCTCGCCGATCGAGGTGCTCGGCCTGCCCGATCACAGCACCTATCGCGACAACTGGCCGTTGCTGGAGAGCACGGCGAATGCCTGGATCAGGCTGCGCCCGGGCGACGCCTGTCTCGTCAGCGAGCAGCTGGCACGACGGATGAATCTCGGCCTCGGCGACCACATCGAGGTGCCCACGCCCGGCGGTAACTGGTCGCTCGAGATCGTCGGCATCTACGCCGATTACGGTAATCCGAAGGGTCAGATCGCGGTCAACTTCGCTGCGCTGACGCGCCGATTCCCGCAGACGCCGCAGACCCGGCTCGGCCTCCGCGTCGCGCCGGATCGCATCGCGCCGCTGATCACGGCGATGCAGGAGAAGTTCGGTCTCGATGACCGCAGCGTCGCCGACCAGGCGACGATGAAGC
The window above is part of the Bradyrhizobium sp. PSBB068 genome. Proteins encoded here:
- a CDS encoding class I SAM-dependent methyltransferase → MSRSILRAAACMALLSAAAPAVRAQDAASPDYAAIVAAPDRSDADRQTDQRRQPARMLAFAGVKPGMTILDMAASAGYSTELLARTVAPSGKVYAQDSASVLERFVKDKFDTRAKAPAMKNVVHVVRDYDDPIPPEVKDFDMITFFFFYHDISYLPVDRDAMNRKMFAALKPGGYLVIADHSAKPGDGTNVAKTLHRIEESTLKQEIEAAGFKLVAEGDFLHHAEDPKDIPVFKAAVPIDEFVLKYQKPQ
- a CDS encoding ABC transporter ATP-binding protein, which gives rise to MLRVTGLTKSYRSAGEDVAVLRGVDLNVATGESVALTGESGSGKSTLLHLIAGLDAADGGEITLAEIIVSGLNDAGRAELRRDRLGLVFQQFNLIPSLTVADNLVFQSRIAGRHDAAWHDELVERLGLKELLKRYPEQLSGGQQQRVAIGRALAPKPLLLLADEPTGNLDEDTADEVLHLARDLVARTGCGFLMVTHSARLAATLDRQVTLHAGVIA
- a CDS encoding FtsX-like permease family protein, whose translation is MRRPLWILAVLLSHWRRHPMQLATLLIGLISATALWSGVQALNQQARIAYDRAAATFGGSRTAMLVSRDSATFPQRLFVDLRRAGWPVSPMLEGRIQIDGRSFRLLGVEPVTLPSEVGTAPAVGRGSLQAFVTPPGEMLVAPETLRDLGLKEGERPRASGMTLPPLRVQAELAPGALVVDIGIAQDILKLPGQVSRLLVGRSKGKSEAPHATLESVAGDKLRLIEPSAESDLERLTDSFHLNLTAFGLLSFFVGLFIVNSAIGLAFEQRLPMLRTLRACGVSARMLNSVLVIELVSLALVAGLIGLVCGYFIAAALLPDVAASLRGLYGAQIPGQLSLKPVWWLAGVAISILGALAAAAASLIKAIRMPVLATAQPQAWQQAQRRWLMFQSTAALAVFAVAAALIRFGDSLIAGFAVLAALMLGAALILPMVLQIALAIGQRSARAPVGIWFWADSRQQLSGLSLALMALLLALAVNVGVGTMVDSFSRTFLVWLDGRLAADVYVSAASDAQAKEIKAWLHDQPEVEAILPGGRADTQFGGSPIEVLGLPDHSTYRDNWPLLESTANAWIRLRPGDACLVSEQLARRMNLGLGDHIEVPTPGGNWSLEIVGIYADYGNPKGQIAVNFAALTRRFPQTPQTRLGLRVAPDRIAPLITAMQEKFGLDDRSVADQATMKRESKRIFNRTFSVTAALNAFTLGVAGIALLTSLLTLANSRLPQLAPLWAIGLTRRRLAALELLKTMAVALITALFALPLGLLVAWCLLAIVNVKAFGWRLPFHVFPLQLIELLAVAMAAALCAAALPVARLARMQPATLIRTFVNER